A genomic region of Pseudomonas sp. RSB 5.4 contains the following coding sequences:
- a CDS encoding energy transducer TonB, with protein MGNVQTAASAQEVLWRQAPSGELVDLGRPHRVPLGQLRLQRAPKGILSRRETILLGVLALLVHGAVIYWINQHPTPALPIVPPEIPPMTIEFSRPAPPAPPVVEPPPPAPVVEPPPPVEDELAVKPPPPKPIPKPKPKPVAKPVPKPAPKALEQPPAPPQPAAPVAAPAPPAPPAPAPVTPASANAAYLKNPAPEYPSLAQRRGWEGTVMLRVHVLANGKPGEIQIQKSSGRQQLDDAALSAVKQWSFVPAKQGDVAQDGWVSVPIDFKIH; from the coding sequence ATGGGCAATGTCCAGACCGCCGCCAGTGCACAGGAGGTGCTGTGGCGCCAGGCACCGAGTGGCGAATTGGTCGATCTCGGCCGGCCTCATCGTGTGCCGCTGGGGCAACTGCGTTTGCAGCGTGCGCCCAAGGGCATTCTGAGCCGCCGTGAAACCATTCTGCTCGGCGTGCTGGCGCTGCTGGTGCACGGCGCGGTGATCTACTGGATCAACCAGCATCCGACGCCGGCGTTGCCGATCGTGCCGCCGGAAATTCCGCCGATGACCATCGAGTTTTCGCGGCCGGCGCCACCCGCGCCGCCGGTGGTCGAACCGCCGCCACCGGCACCGGTGGTTGAGCCACCGCCGCCGGTTGAAGACGAGTTGGCGGTGAAGCCGCCGCCACCCAAACCGATTCCCAAGCCCAAGCCGAAACCGGTGGCCAAACCGGTGCCGAAACCGGCACCCAAAGCGCTCGAGCAACCTCCGGCGCCGCCACAACCGGCCGCTCCGGTCGCGGCGCCGGCACCGCCCGCGCCACCGGCTCCCGCGCCAGTGACACCGGCCTCGGCCAACGCGGCGTACCTGAAGAACCCGGCGCCGGAATATCCATCGCTGGCCCAGCGTCGCGGCTGGGAAGGCACGGTGATGCTGAGGGTGCACGTATTGGCCAACGGCAAGCCCGGTGAGATCCAGATTCAGAAAAGCAGCGGTCGGCAGCAACTCGACGATGCGGCGCTAAGCGCGGTCAAGCAGTGGAGCTTTGTGCCGGCCAAGCAGGGTGATGTCGCCCAGGACGGCTGGGTCAGCGTGCCCATCGATTTCAAGATTCATTAA
- a CDS encoding MotA/TolQ/ExbB proton channel family protein — protein MTLLASPLESIESAVIWLLVVFSVATWGLALLKAVQFGRLKAQDRKFHKRFWAASSLDSAAELSETQPGAAARVAQAGYAAIQVGEAPQANDLSQAINHQDRLERALRQQIVRERRSLETGLAVVASIGSTSPFIGLFGTVWGIMEALKGISAAGSASLETVAGPIGAALVATGVGIAVAVPAVLVYNYFLRRLKLTAADLDDFAHDFYSLAQKSAFRVLIHPAANKVAAPGNATKVKEAS, from the coding sequence ATGACGTTACTGGCCTCTCCACTGGAATCCATCGAAAGCGCGGTGATCTGGCTGCTGGTGGTTTTTTCCGTTGCCACCTGGGGACTGGCGCTGCTCAAGGCTGTGCAGTTCGGTCGTCTGAAGGCGCAGGATCGCAAGTTTCATAAACGCTTCTGGGCAGCGTCGAGTCTGGATTCCGCCGCTGAGTTGAGCGAAACCCAACCCGGCGCTGCCGCTCGGGTGGCACAGGCCGGTTATGCGGCGATCCAGGTCGGCGAAGCGCCACAGGCCAATGACCTGAGTCAGGCGATCAACCATCAGGATCGCCTTGAGCGTGCCTTGCGTCAGCAGATCGTCCGCGAACGGCGTTCGCTGGAAACCGGTCTGGCGGTCGTCGCGAGTATTGGCAGCACCTCGCCGTTCATCGGTCTGTTCGGCACGGTGTGGGGAATCATGGAAGCGCTCAAAGGCATCAGCGCGGCAGGCTCGGCGAGCCTGGAAACAGTTGCCGGTCCGATCGGTGCGGCACTGGTTGCCACCGGAGTGGGGATCGCGGTCGCAGTGCCGGCGGTGCTGGTTTACAACTACTTTTTGCGGCGTCTGAAACTGACGGCGGCGGATCTGGATGACTTCGCCCACGACTTCTACAGCCTGGCGCAGAAGAGTGCGTTCCGTGTGCTGATCCACCCGGCTGCAAACAAGGTAGCGGCACCGGGCAACGCAACAAAAGTGAAGGAGGCGTCCTGA
- a CDS encoding biopolymer transporter ExbD: protein MAFSTQDSDEVLSEINVTPLVDVMLVLLVVFIVTAPLLTNAIPINLPKTEAVAPVEQKDPLVVSIDGAGKLFINKDEIQPDLLEFNLKSAKAKDPEVRVQLQADDGVNYGEVARAMASIERAGITKLSVITAR from the coding sequence ATGGCCTTCTCCACGCAAGACAGCGACGAGGTGCTGAGCGAGATCAACGTGACGCCGCTGGTGGACGTGATGCTGGTGCTGCTGGTGGTGTTTATCGTCACCGCGCCGCTGCTGACCAACGCGATCCCGATCAACCTACCGAAGACCGAAGCAGTAGCACCGGTCGAGCAGAAAGATCCGCTGGTGGTGAGCATCGACGGCGCCGGCAAACTGTTTATCAACAAGGATGAAATCCAGCCGGACTTGCTGGAATTCAACCTCAAGTCGGCCAAGGCCAAGGACCCGGAAGTACGCGTGCAATTGCAGGCTGACGACGGGGTGAACTACGGCGAAGTGGCGCGGGCCATGGCCTCGATCGAGCGGGCAGGGATTACCAAGTTGTCGGTGATCACTGCGCGGTAA
- a CDS encoding alpha/beta hydrolase — MRNESIRYLIVPGWQGSPEDHWQTHWQNSLPNSARVEQADWLTPRREDWVAALAEAIAADSTPVILIAHSLGCITVAHWAATAPVQYLRQVRGALLVAPADVERPACAPALRNFAPIPTDLLPFPSQVVSSDNDAAVSAPRALELARNWGAEAGILAGAGHINVKSGHQRWEQGFAYLYRLQNRMEHHARRRA, encoded by the coding sequence ATGCGCAACGAATCAATCCGCTATCTGATTGTGCCGGGCTGGCAAGGATCGCCAGAAGATCATTGGCAAACCCACTGGCAGAACAGCCTGCCCAACAGCGCACGCGTGGAGCAGGCCGACTGGCTGACGCCGCGCCGTGAAGACTGGGTCGCGGCGCTGGCCGAAGCGATTGCTGCCGACAGCACGCCAGTGATCCTGATTGCTCACAGCCTGGGTTGCATCACCGTTGCACATTGGGCGGCTACCGCGCCTGTGCAATACCTGCGTCAGGTGCGCGGTGCGTTGCTGGTCGCACCTGCCGATGTCGAGCGTCCGGCCTGCGCGCCTGCGTTGCGCAATTTTGCGCCGATCCCGACCGATCTGTTGCCGTTCCCGAGCCAGGTGGTCAGTTCCGACAACGACGCCGCGGTCAGCGCCCCGCGCGCTCTTGAGCTGGCGCGCAACTGGGGCGCCGAGGCGGGAATTCTTGCCGGGGCGGGGCACATCAACGTCAAGTCCGGGCATCAGCGCTGGGAGCAGGGTTTCGCTTATCTGTATCGCCTGCAAAACCGCATGGAACACCACGCCCGGCGTCGCGCTTGA
- a CDS encoding sigma 54-interacting transcriptional regulator, translated as MSFETFGQPLLTFPDAEKSPLSIRAKALVFVDPRSRQLREELEHLAPRAISVLIRGETGTGKELLARHIHRASDRSGLFVSVNCGAISPTYADAELFGYAAGSYTGSASSRAGWFGSANGGTLYLDEIGDLPLPIQIKLLAALENHEVTRIGAHQPSPVDVRLVAATSIDLAQAVDAGKFHERLYHYLSEGQLELPALRERIGDILSLAEYFLGIYSQRLDLPVPLISEAAQHLLERHSWPGNTRELENVIHFALLVSTGDEILPEHLNLPEVSGPQLQIERLVAQINIGGSVDERKALKDLLIGLSQQL; from the coding sequence ATGAGTTTCGAAACGTTCGGTCAGCCGTTGCTGACCTTTCCCGATGCGGAAAAAAGTCCCCTGAGCATTCGCGCCAAGGCGCTGGTGTTCGTCGATCCCCGCTCCCGCCAGTTGCGCGAAGAACTTGAGCATCTGGCGCCGCGTGCCATCTCGGTATTGATCCGTGGCGAGACCGGCACCGGCAAAGAATTGCTCGCGCGCCATATCCACCGTGCCAGTGATCGCAGCGGTCTGTTCGTCTCGGTCAATTGCGGCGCGATCAGCCCGACCTACGCCGATGCCGAGCTGTTCGGCTATGCCGCCGGCAGCTATACAGGTTCGGCGAGCAGTCGGGCCGGCTGGTTCGGTTCGGCCAACGGCGGCACCTTGTACCTCGATGAGATCGGCGATCTGCCGTTGCCGATCCAGATCAAACTGCTCGCCGCCCTGGAAAATCATGAAGTCACCCGCATTGGCGCGCATCAGCCGAGCCCGGTGGATGTGCGGTTGGTCGCAGCCACCAGCATCGATCTGGCGCAAGCGGTGGACGCCGGAAAATTCCACGAACGGCTCTACCACTACCTCAGCGAAGGACAGCTGGAATTGCCGGCCCTGCGCGAGCGGATCGGCGACATCCTGTCGCTGGCGGAATATTTCCTCGGCATCTACAGCCAGCGCCTGGATCTGCCTGTGCCATTGATCAGCGAAGCGGCGCAGCACCTGCTGGAGCGACACAGCTGGCCGGGCAACACCCGCGAGCTGGAAAACGTCATTCACTTTGCGCTGCTGGTCAGCACTGGCGACGAAATCCTCCCGGAGCACCTGAACCTGCCCGAGGTGTCTGGGCCGCAGCTTCAGATCGAACGACTGGTAGCACAAATCAATATCGGCGGTAGCGTTGACGAACGTAAGGCTTTGAAAGATCTGCTGATTGGTTTGAGCCAGCAGTTGTAG
- a CDS encoding MetQ/NlpA family ABC transporter substrate-binding protein codes for MKKVLLFTALAAALTASLAQAGEKLVVAATPVPHAEILELIKPTLAKEGVDLEIKVFTDYVQPNVQVGEKRLDANYFQTEPYLNSFNAGKYKDDKAKYLVTVKGVHIEPFGGYSSKYKTLAELPDGATIAIPNEGSNSGRALILLQKAGLIELKDPKNALATPKDIAKNPHNFKFKELESALLPRVLKEVDLDMINTNYALEAKLNPTKDALVIEGADSPYVNFLVAREDNKNSDAIQKLAKALTSPEVKAFIEKKYNGAVLPAF; via the coding sequence ATGAAAAAGGTTCTGTTGTTTACCGCATTGGCGGCTGCTCTGACTGCTTCCCTGGCCCAGGCCGGCGAGAAACTGGTGGTGGCGGCGACTCCGGTGCCGCACGCGGAAATTCTCGAGCTGATCAAACCGACCCTGGCCAAAGAAGGCGTGGATCTGGAAATCAAGGTCTTCACCGACTACGTACAGCCGAACGTGCAGGTTGGCGAGAAGCGTCTGGATGCCAACTACTTCCAGACCGAACCGTACCTGAACAGCTTCAACGCCGGTAAGTACAAGGACGACAAAGCCAAGTACCTGGTGACCGTGAAGGGCGTGCACATTGAACCGTTCGGTGGCTACTCGAGCAAGTACAAGACTCTGGCTGAACTGCCGGACGGCGCGACCATCGCTATTCCGAACGAAGGCAGCAACAGCGGACGTGCGCTGATCCTGCTGCAGAAGGCTGGCCTGATCGAACTGAAAGATCCGAAAAACGCCTTGGCGACCCCGAAAGACATCGCCAAGAACCCGCATAACTTCAAGTTCAAGGAACTGGAATCGGCCCTGCTGCCACGCGTCCTGAAGGAAGTTGATCTGGACATGATCAACACCAACTACGCGCTGGAAGCCAAGCTGAACCCGACCAAGGATGCGCTGGTGATCGAAGGCGCTGACTCGCCGTACGTGAACTTCCTGGTGGCCCGTGAGGACAACAAGAACAGCGACGCCATCCAGAAACTGGCCAAAGCCCTGACCAGCCCGGAAGTCAAAGCGTTCATCGAGAAGAAGTACAACGGCGCGGTACTGCCGGCGTTCTGA
- a CDS encoding amino acid ABC transporter permease, translating into MTFDYAFILSTLPAFLKAVGVTLQVGFIAIGTSLLVALLNATILVFRTPYLQRAVGLYVELARNTPLLIQLFFVYFALPALGIKVSGFTAAIITMTFLGGAYLTEVLRAGVDAVPQAQLESGRSIGLSHGQLLRYVILPQAGILSLPSLFANFIFLLKETTVVSAVAVPEILYTTKSYIALYYKTYEMLAVLTLICVLLFLPLSLLLSRLERRLQHGQFGS; encoded by the coding sequence ATGACTTTCGATTACGCATTCATTCTCAGCACCCTGCCGGCCTTTCTCAAAGCCGTGGGCGTGACGCTGCAGGTCGGGTTCATCGCCATCGGCACGTCGCTGCTGGTGGCGCTGCTCAACGCGACGATTCTGGTGTTTCGCACGCCTTACCTGCAGCGCGCCGTCGGCCTGTATGTAGAACTGGCGCGCAATACGCCGCTGCTGATTCAACTGTTCTTCGTCTACTTCGCCCTGCCGGCGCTGGGGATCAAGGTTTCCGGGTTCACCGCTGCAATCATCACCATGACCTTCCTCGGCGGTGCTTACCTCACTGAGGTGCTGCGTGCCGGTGTCGACGCGGTGCCGCAGGCGCAACTGGAATCGGGGCGTTCCATCGGCCTGTCCCACGGCCAGTTGCTGCGTTACGTGATCCTGCCGCAAGCGGGGATTCTCAGCCTGCCGTCGCTGTTCGCCAATTTCATTTTCCTGCTCAAGGAAACCACCGTGGTCTCGGCGGTGGCCGTGCCGGAAATCCTCTACACCACCAAGAGCTACATCGCGCTCTACTACAAAACCTACGAAATGCTCGCGGTGCTGACGCTGATTTGCGTGCTGTTGTTCTTGCCGCTGTCGCTGCTGCTCAGCCGTCTGGAAAGGAGGCTCCAGCATGGCCAGTTCGGGTCTTGA
- a CDS encoding amino acid ABC transporter permease, which produces MASSGLELLWVSLPQLAKGAGQTLSISFLSIAISTIGGVLYGVLRTLNVTWLNAILRVYLELFRAIPVLVWLYLLFFGLPIFFGLSLPSFWCAVLVLSLWGASEVGEVARGALHSLPRGQREAGLSIGLNAAQLYGYVLLPQALKRMTPPTINVYTRIIKTSSLAVLIGVVDVIKVGQQIIERTYESVLIYGALFLFFFFICYPLSAASRVLERRWTQA; this is translated from the coding sequence ATGGCCAGTTCGGGTCTTGAACTGCTCTGGGTGTCGTTGCCGCAACTGGCAAAAGGCGCCGGGCAAACCTTGTCGATCTCGTTCCTGAGCATTGCGATCAGCACCATTGGCGGCGTGCTCTACGGCGTATTGCGCACGCTCAACGTGACGTGGCTGAACGCGATCCTGCGGGTCTATCTGGAACTGTTCCGGGCGATCCCGGTGCTGGTCTGGCTGTACCTGCTGTTTTTCGGCCTGCCGATTTTCTTCGGTTTGAGCCTGCCGAGCTTCTGGTGCGCGGTGCTGGTGCTGTCGCTGTGGGGCGCCAGCGAGGTCGGCGAAGTGGCCCGTGGCGCGCTGCATTCGTTGCCCCGCGGGCAGCGTGAGGCGGGATTGTCGATCGGCCTCAATGCGGCGCAACTTTACGGCTACGTGCTGCTGCCGCAGGCACTGAAACGCATGACGCCGCCGACCATCAACGTCTACACGCGGATCATCAAGACCAGCTCGCTGGCGGTGCTGATCGGCGTGGTCGACGTGATCAAGGTCGGCCAGCAGATCATCGAGCGCACCTACGAGTCGGTGCTGATCTACGGCGCGCTGTTTCTGTTTTTCTTTTTCATCTGCTACCCGCTGTCGGCCGCCTCGCGCGTGCTGGAGCGGCGCTGGACGCAAGCATGA
- a CDS encoding amino acid ABC transporter ATP-binding protein, translating to MSALIEFHGFNKFYGEQQVLKGIDLQVRSGDVIVILGPSGCGKSTLLRCLNGLEEAHSGSLKFVGRELLDKATDWREIRQQIGMVFQSYHLFPHMSVLDNLLLGPLKVQKRQRREAQQQAEALLERVGLADKRDAFPRQLSGGQQQRIAIVRSLCMNPRVMLFDEVTAALDPEMVKEVLQVIQGLAREGMTLLIVTHEMAFARAVADRIVFMDAGRILEQNPPEIFFTNPQTARAQQFLEKFSFVATLPETNPTKELEPL from the coding sequence ATGAGCGCATTGATCGAGTTTCACGGTTTCAACAAATTCTACGGCGAACAGCAGGTGCTCAAGGGCATCGACCTGCAAGTGCGCAGCGGCGACGTGATCGTTATCCTCGGCCCCAGCGGTTGTGGCAAAAGCACCTTGCTGCGTTGCCTCAATGGTCTGGAGGAGGCCCACAGCGGCAGCCTGAAATTTGTCGGCCGCGAGCTGCTGGACAAGGCCACCGACTGGCGCGAGATCCGCCAGCAGATCGGCATGGTGTTCCAGAGTTATCACCTGTTCCCGCACATGAGCGTGCTCGACAATTTGCTGCTCGGCCCGCTCAAGGTGCAAAAGCGCCAGCGCCGTGAAGCGCAGCAGCAAGCCGAAGCCTTGCTCGAACGGGTGGGCCTGGCGGACAAGCGCGATGCGTTCCCGCGCCAGCTCTCCGGCGGCCAGCAGCAACGCATCGCCATCGTCCGCTCGTTGTGCATGAACCCGCGGGTCATGCTCTTCGATGAAGTCACCGCCGCCCTCGACCCGGAGATGGTCAAGGAAGTGCTGCAAGTGATTCAGGGCCTGGCTCGCGAGGGCATGACCCTGCTGATCGTCACCCATGAAATGGCCTTCGCCCGCGCGGTGGCCGACCGTATCGTGTTCATGGATGCCGGACGCATCCTTGAACAGAACCCGCCCGAGATTTTCTTTACGAACCCGCAAACCGCACGCGCGCAGCAGTTTCTGGAGAAGTTCTCCTTCGTTGCAACACTGCCTGAAACGAATCCGACAAAGGAACTGGAACCGCTATGA
- a CDS encoding transporter substrate-binding domain-containing protein, translating to MKTAKSSLFLLPLLGLALLAGCNKSEEPAKPKVASESTAPVSYLDKIKARDKLIVGVFTDKPPFGFVDEAGRYVGFDTDIGRRFAKDLLGDENKVEFVAVEPASRIPFLQSDKVDLILANMTVTPERKEAVEFTNPNLKVAVQALVPQGSSVKNLDDLATRTTIVTTGTTADIWLTKNHPAWKLLKFEKNSESLQALANGRGDAYAQDNLVLFSWAKQNPGYRVLDEKLGAEAPIAPAVKKGNIELRDWVNTELAKLGEEKYLLKLYDQYVRKELSDDTKPESVIVEGGKWQG from the coding sequence ATGAAAACTGCCAAGTCATCCCTGTTTTTACTGCCGCTGCTGGGGCTCGCGCTGCTCGCCGGCTGCAACAAATCCGAAGAACCGGCCAAGCCGAAAGTCGCCAGCGAAAGCACCGCGCCGGTCAGCTATCTGGACAAGATCAAGGCCCGCGACAAACTGATCGTCGGCGTATTCACCGACAAGCCACCGTTCGGTTTCGTCGATGAAGCCGGGCGCTACGTCGGCTTCGACACCGATATCGGTCGGCGTTTCGCCAAGGATCTGCTGGGCGACGAGAACAAGGTCGAGTTCGTGGCCGTGGAGCCGGCGAGCCGCATTCCGTTCCTGCAGAGCGACAAGGTCGACCTGATCCTCGCCAACATGACCGTGACCCCGGAGCGCAAGGAAGCGGTGGAATTCACCAACCCGAACCTCAAGGTCGCAGTCCAGGCGCTGGTACCGCAGGGCAGTTCCGTGAAGAACCTCGATGACCTGGCGACCCGCACCACTATCGTCACCACCGGCACCACCGCCGACATCTGGCTGACCAAGAATCACCCGGCCTGGAAACTGCTGAAGTTCGAGAAAAACTCCGAATCGCTGCAAGCGCTGGCCAATGGTCGCGGCGACGCCTACGCGCAGGACAATCTGGTGCTGTTCAGCTGGGCCAAGCAAAATCCGGGCTACCGGGTGCTGGACGAAAAGCTCGGGGCTGAAGCGCCGATTGCGCCGGCGGTGAAGAAGGGCAATATCGAGCTGCGTGACTGGGTGAATACCGAGCTGGCCAAGTTGGGTGAAGAGAAATACCTGCTCAAGCTGTATGACCAATACGTGCGTAAAGAGCTGAGCGATGACACCAAGCCTGAGAGCGTGATTGTTGAAGGTGGCAAGTGGCAGGGTTGA
- a CDS encoding AAA family ATPase: protein MLKTLAVANYRSINKLVIPLGRLNLITGPNGSGKSNLYRALRLLAETAQGGVVNALAREGGLDSTFWAGPETISRRMRNGEVAIEPTVRQGVKRLRLGFAGEDFSYAIALGLPEPSLSFFSLDPEIKKECIWAGPLYRPASLLVDRHGPMIRAREGRGWDVLAQHTPNFDSLFDQVGSLRSSPEVFQMREFIRRWRFYDHFRSDADAPVRQPQLGTRTPVLHHDGRDLAAALQTIREIGDPEALQAAISDAFPGARLNIAPLAGGRFAIEFYQEGLLRPLSAAELSDGTLRYLLLIAALLTPRPPSLMVLNEPETSLHPDLLPALARLIIRASQECQVWVVSHARRLISALQEDPECNCIVLEKTLGQTGIVGQRVLDEPAWNWPD, encoded by the coding sequence ATGCTCAAGACCCTCGCGGTAGCCAATTACCGCTCGATCAATAAATTGGTGATTCCGCTGGGCCGGCTGAACCTGATCACCGGCCCCAACGGCAGTGGCAAGTCCAACCTGTACCGCGCGCTGCGCCTGCTGGCGGAGACCGCGCAGGGTGGCGTGGTCAATGCGCTGGCCCGCGAGGGTGGGCTGGATTCGACGTTCTGGGCCGGGCCGGAAACCATCAGCCGGCGCATGCGCAACGGCGAAGTGGCGATCGAGCCGACCGTGCGTCAGGGCGTCAAACGCCTGCGTCTGGGGTTTGCCGGGGAAGACTTCAGCTACGCGATCGCTCTCGGCTTGCCGGAGCCGAGCCTCTCGTTCTTCTCCCTCGATCCAGAGATCAAGAAGGAATGCATCTGGGCCGGGCCGCTCTATCGTCCGGCGAGCCTGCTGGTGGATCGCCACGGCCCGATGATTCGCGCCCGCGAAGGGCGCGGCTGGGACGTGCTGGCCCAGCACACGCCGAACTTCGACAGCCTGTTCGATCAGGTCGGCAGCCTGCGCAGTTCACCGGAAGTGTTCCAGATGCGCGAGTTCATCCGCCGCTGGCGCTTCTACGATCACTTCCGCAGCGATGCCGACGCCCCGGTGCGCCAGCCGCAACTGGGCACGCGCACGCCAGTGCTGCATCACGACGGCCGGGATCTGGCCGCAGCGTTGCAGACCATTCGCGAAATCGGCGACCCCGAGGCGTTGCAGGCAGCGATCAGCGATGCCTTCCCCGGCGCACGACTGAACATCGCGCCGCTGGCCGGCGGCCGCTTTGCCATCGAGTTCTATCAGGAAGGATTGCTGCGACCGCTGTCGGCGGCGGAGCTGTCGGACGGCACGTTGCGTTATCTGCTACTGATCGCCGCGCTGCTGACGCCACGCCCACCGTCATTGATGGTGCTCAACGAACCGGAAACCAGTCTGCATCCGGATCTGTTGCCGGCGCTGGCACGCTTGATCATTCGCGCTTCGCAGGAGTGTCAGGTGTGGGTGGTGTCCCACGCACGGCGGTTGATTTCGGCGCTGCAGGAAGATCCCGAGTGCAACTGCATCGTGCTGGAGAAGACGCTGGGGCAGACCGGGATTGTCGGCCAGCGGGTGCTGGATGAGCCGGCGTGGAACTGGCCGGATTGA
- a CDS encoding efflux RND transporter periplasmic adaptor subunit: MASPGLKTVVVLSLLTALTACGKKEAPAEYFPRVFVQVVKPADYAAAVTLTGDVQARVQTELSFRVGGKIIQRMVDVGDRVSAKQVLAKLDPKDLQTNVDSAQAQVVAEQARVKQSAAAFVRQQKLLPKGYTSQSEFDSAQAALRSSQSALSAAQAQLANAKDQLSYTSLIADAPGIITERQAEVGQVVQATAPIFKLARDGDRDAVFNVYESLLSERPADRSIVVSLLDNPNIKTTGTVREITPAVSAQSGTVQVKVTLDSLPQGMQLGSVVSATAKGTGKTAVELPWSALTKNISDPAVWMVDDKGQAQLHNVTVGRYLTGKVIISGGLNGGEKVIVAGGQLLHPGMKVEIAENTYKDLQPGAQP; encoded by the coding sequence ATGGCGAGTCCCGGATTGAAAACAGTGGTCGTGCTGAGCCTGCTCACGGCGCTGACCGCTTGCGGCAAAAAAGAGGCCCCGGCGGAGTACTTCCCCCGGGTCTTTGTGCAAGTGGTGAAACCGGCTGACTATGCCGCTGCCGTGACCCTCACCGGTGACGTGCAGGCGCGGGTGCAGACCGAACTGTCGTTCCGGGTCGGCGGCAAGATCATCCAGCGCATGGTCGATGTCGGCGACCGGGTGAGCGCCAAACAGGTGCTGGCCAAACTCGATCCCAAGGATTTGCAGACCAACGTCGACTCCGCCCAAGCGCAGGTTGTCGCCGAGCAGGCGCGGGTCAAACAAAGCGCTGCGGCGTTCGTGCGGCAGCAAAAACTGTTGCCCAAGGGCTACACCAGCCAGAGCGAATTCGACTCCGCCCAAGCCGCGTTGCGCAGCAGCCAGAGCGCTCTGAGCGCGGCCCAGGCGCAACTGGCCAATGCCAAGGATCAGTTGAGCTACACCTCGCTGATCGCCGATGCCCCCGGCATCATCACCGAGCGCCAGGCTGAAGTCGGCCAGGTGGTTCAGGCGACCGCGCCGATTTTCAAACTGGCCCGCGATGGCGACCGCGATGCGGTGTTCAACGTCTACGAATCGCTGCTCTCGGAACGGCCTGCCGATCGCTCGATCGTCGTCAGTCTGCTCGACAACCCCAACATCAAGACCACCGGCACCGTACGTGAAATTACCCCGGCGGTGTCGGCGCAATCGGGCACGGTGCAGGTCAAGGTCACCCTCGACAGCCTCCCGCAAGGCATGCAGCTCGGCTCGGTGGTCAGTGCCACCGCCAAGGGCACTGGCAAAACGGCGGTGGAATTGCCGTGGTCGGCGCTGACCAAAAACATCAGCGACCCGGCGGTGTGGATGGTTGACGACAAGGGGCAAGCGCAATTGCATAACGTCACCGTCGGCCGCTACCTGACCGGTAAGGTCATCATCAGCGGCGGCCTCAACGGCGGCGAAAAAGTCATCGTTGCCGGTGGACAACTGCTGCACCCGGGCATGAAAGTCGAAATCGCCGAAAACACCTACAAGGATCTGCAACCGGGAGCACAGCCATGA